Proteins encoded together in one Kitasatospora albolonga window:
- a CDS encoding LacI family transcriptional regulator: MASIKDVAAQAGVSVATVSRVLNSHPSVSAEARTRVLAAVDALGYRPNAVARSLRTAQTRTLGLVISDVLNPYFTELARFVEEEARALGYSVIIGNADERPELQDHHIRTLIDRRIDGLLVSPADGGSPLMREVSLSGTPMVFVDRWIPGIDVPVVRADGTGAVKDLVAHLHELGHRRLAIIAGPAATTTGNERVEAFREALRELGLALPDAYIGQGDFQAASGRRATEGFLALPEPPEVVFAADNLMALGALDAIRARGLRVPDDIALAAFDDIPWFVHTDPPITTVAQPTAELARAAVRALADLIEGRTPQSVTLPARLVVRRSCGQDATDQRSTR; the protein is encoded by the coding sequence ATGGCGAGCATCAAAGATGTCGCGGCCCAGGCGGGGGTCTCCGTCGCCACGGTCTCGCGGGTGCTGAACAGCCATCCGTCCGTCAGTGCCGAGGCGCGCACCCGTGTCCTCGCCGCCGTCGACGCCCTCGGCTACCGGCCCAACGCCGTGGCCCGCTCCCTGCGCACCGCGCAGACCCGGACGCTCGGCCTGGTCATCAGTGACGTACTCAATCCGTACTTCACCGAGCTGGCCCGCTTCGTCGAGGAGGAGGCCCGCGCGCTCGGCTACAGCGTCATCATCGGCAACGCCGACGAGCGGCCCGAGCTCCAGGACCACCACATCCGCACCCTCATCGACCGCAGGATCGACGGGCTGCTCGTCTCGCCCGCCGACGGTGGCTCGCCGCTGATGCGGGAGGTCTCCCTGAGCGGTACGCCGATGGTCTTCGTCGACCGCTGGATTCCGGGCATCGACGTGCCCGTCGTCCGGGCCGACGGCACGGGGGCGGTCAAGGACCTGGTGGCGCACCTCCACGAGCTCGGCCACCGCAGGCTCGCGATCATCGCCGGGCCCGCGGCCACCACCACCGGCAACGAGCGCGTCGAGGCGTTCCGGGAGGCCCTGCGGGAGCTCGGCCTCGCCCTGCCCGACGCCTACATCGGGCAGGGCGACTTCCAGGCCGCCAGCGGACGGCGGGCCACCGAGGGCTTCCTCGCCCTTCCCGAGCCGCCCGAGGTCGTGTTCGCCGCCGACAACCTGATGGCGCTCGGCGCGCTGGACGCGATCCGGGCCCGGGGGCTGCGGGTCCCCGACGACATCGCGCTCGCCGCCTTCGACGACATCCCGTGGTTCGTCCACACGGACCCGCCGATCACCACCGTCGCCCAGCCCACCGCGGAGCTGGCGCGGGCCGCCGTCCGCGCGCTGGCCGACCTGATCGAAGGACGGACCCCGCAGTCCGTCACCCTGCCCGCCCGTCTCGTCGTACGCCGCTCGTGCGGCCAGGACGCGACCGACCAGAGGAGCACCCGGTGA
- a CDS encoding myo-inositol-1-phosphate synthase: MGARGSVATTATAGCAAIAAGLHPPTGMVTETPPFADTGLPPLASLVFGGHDILDCPLPKRAEALAEGGVLPYRLPTAVRSELDAADAEIRPGGPLPGDTRTDQQIIAAFAADLTDFAHRHELARTVVINVSSTEPAPGPDDPRLPASSLYAAAALRAGCSYVNFTPSTGLRAPGLADDVADCGLPHAGRDGKTGQTLLRSVLAPMFLQRALPVRAWSGSNLLGGGDGAALADPAAAAAKNAGKERVLADTFGTAPEGEVHIDDVPAMGDWKTAWDHIAFDGFLGSRMVLQTIWQGCDSALAAPLVLDLARLLARSHEAGLSGPRPELGFYFKDPDGGTSPALAEQYAALLAFAERLRGMA, encoded by the coding sequence ATCGGGGCGCGCGGCTCCGTCGCCACCACCGCCACGGCGGGGTGCGCGGCCATCGCGGCGGGCCTACACCCGCCCACCGGCATGGTCACCGAGACGCCCCCCTTCGCCGACACCGGCCTGCCGCCCCTGGCCTCCCTGGTCTTCGGCGGCCACGACATCCTGGACTGCCCGCTGCCCAAACGGGCCGAGGCACTGGCCGAGGGCGGCGTACTCCCGTACCGCCTCCCCACCGCCGTACGGTCCGAACTCGACGCTGCCGACGCCGAGATCCGCCCCGGCGGACCGCTCCCCGGCGACACCCGCACCGACCAGCAGATCATCGCCGCGTTCGCCGCCGACCTCACCGACTTCGCCCACCGCCACGAGCTGGCCCGCACCGTCGTCATCAACGTGTCCTCCACCGAACCGGCCCCCGGCCCCGACGACCCCCGGCTCCCCGCCAGCTCGCTCTACGCCGCAGCAGCCCTCCGCGCGGGCTGCTCCTACGTCAACTTCACCCCCTCTACGGGCCTGCGCGCCCCCGGGCTGGCCGACGATGTCGCCGACTGCGGCCTTCCCCACGCCGGACGCGACGGCAAGACCGGCCAGACGCTGCTCCGCTCCGTACTCGCCCCGATGTTCCTCCAGCGCGCCCTGCCCGTACGGGCCTGGTCCGGATCGAACCTGCTGGGGGGCGGGGACGGGGCGGCGCTGGCCGACCCGGCGGCGGCCGCCGCCAAGAACGCGGGCAAGGAACGTGTCCTCGCGGACACGTTCGGTACGGCCCCCGAGGGCGAGGTCCACATCGACGACGTACCGGCGATGGGGGACTGGAAGACGGCCTGGGACCACATCGCCTTCGACGGCTTCCTCGGCTCCCGGATGGTCCTCCAGACCATCTGGCAGGGCTGCGACTCGGCCCTCGCCGCCCCGCTGGTGCTGGACCTGGCGCGGCTGCTCGCCCGCTCCCACGAGGCGGGGCTCAGCGGCCCCCGCCCGGAGCTGGGCTTCTACTTCAAGGACCCGGACGGCGGCACCTCACCCGCGCTCGCCGAGCAGTACGCCGCCCTGCTGGCCTTCGCCGAGCGGCTGCGGGGCATGGCGTGA
- a CDS encoding transcriptional regulator, with protein MTSEPRDAANAVDGVLAALAEPTRRQLLDVLAERDETTATVLAGRLPVSRQAVVKHLAVLDAAGLVSSRRVGREVRYAVRPDALNATAQWMAALAADWDRRLARIKHIAEAAERDTP; from the coding sequence GTGACGAGCGAGCCCCGCGACGCCGCCAACGCGGTCGACGGTGTTCTCGCCGCGCTCGCCGAGCCGACCCGGCGTCAGCTGCTGGATGTCCTCGCCGAGCGGGACGAGACCACCGCGACCGTGCTCGCCGGAAGGCTTCCCGTCTCGCGGCAGGCCGTGGTCAAGCACCTGGCGGTGCTGGACGCGGCCGGTCTCGTCTCCAGCAGGCGGGTCGGCCGCGAGGTCCGGTACGCGGTGCGGCCGGACGCCCTGAACGCGACGGCGCAGTGGATGGCCGCGCTCGCCGCCGACTGGGACCGGCGTCTTGCCCGCATCAAGCACATCGCCGAGGCGGCGGAGCGGGACACACCTTAG
- a CDS encoding xylose isomerase, which yields MSRTSKDTELARRLSRRNILGVAAGATAATIIGTATAQAAAAQGPAKGPGHGHDHGHGHGKGKGKPVLPPGRLGIQLYSLRDKISTLGFAPVFAELEKYGYDEIELAGYTQGSAGPITLAQLKRLAKDHGLNPIGSHVGYYDDNNPGAYTFAQNLEKVLDDAQALGLKHIGTASGPFRYGSTVDGWKRAAEDFNTYGAAARRRGMKFYQHNHAEEFSFATDKPKVRLYDVLLAETDPDLVYLEMDIYWAYCAQFRFSKRVDGTRAPLDPLKYVLKYPNRYPLFHVKDGVRDDTTRDGYRMSDVGDGDIDYRTFLSKVTNRTHHGRSYHHWQAEHDNPVDSLAFARKSSEHLHSLRAGRCGD from the coding sequence ATGAGCCGCACCTCCAAGGACACCGAACTCGCCCGCAGACTCAGCCGCCGCAACATCCTCGGTGTCGCCGCCGGAGCCACCGCCGCCACGATCATCGGCACGGCGACCGCCCAGGCCGCCGCAGCCCAGGGACCCGCCAAGGGCCCCGGTCACGGACACGACCACGGGCATGGTCACGGCAAGGGCAAGGGGAAGCCCGTCCTGCCCCCCGGCCGCCTCGGCATCCAGCTCTACAGCCTCCGCGACAAGATCTCCACGCTCGGCTTCGCCCCCGTCTTCGCCGAGCTGGAGAAGTACGGCTACGACGAGATCGAGCTCGCGGGCTACACCCAGGGCTCCGCCGGCCCCATCACCCTCGCCCAGCTCAAGCGGCTGGCCAAGGACCACGGCCTCAACCCGATCGGCAGCCACGTCGGCTACTACGACGACAACAACCCCGGCGCCTACACCTTCGCCCAGAACCTGGAGAAGGTCCTCGACGACGCCCAGGCCCTCGGCCTCAAGCACATCGGCACGGCCTCGGGCCCGTTCCGCTACGGCTCCACGGTCGACGGCTGGAAGCGGGCGGCCGAGGACTTCAACACGTACGGGGCCGCCGCCCGCAGGCGCGGCATGAAGTTCTACCAGCACAACCACGCCGAGGAGTTCTCTTTCGCGACCGACAAGCCGAAGGTGCGCCTGTACGACGTGCTGCTCGCCGAGACCGATCCCGACCTGGTCTATCTGGAGATGGACATCTACTGGGCGTACTGCGCGCAGTTCCGGTTCAGCAAGCGCGTGGACGGCACCCGGGCCCCGCTCGACCCGCTGAAGTACGTCCTCAAGTACCCGAACCGCTACCCCCTCTTCCACGTCAAGGACGGCGTCCGCGACGACACGACGCGCGACGGATACCGCATGTCGGACGTCGGCGACGGGGACATCGACTACAGGACGTTCCTGTCCAAGGTGACCAACAGGACCCACCACGGCCGGAGCTACCACCACTGGCAGGCCGAGCACGACAACCCGGTCGACTCGCTCGCCTTCGCCCGGAAGTCCAGCGAGCACCTGCACTCCCTGAGGGCGGGCCGCTGCGGCGACTGA
- a CDS encoding polyketide cyclase translates to MSEELIERETLIAAPVERVWPLVAEPGFWVSDPAAAAGILAKPGETLVVKDPEYGDFPVRVEKVEPPTYVAYRWASAFPGKELTADNSTLVEFTLIAEGDKTRLRVVESGFGALVASEELRRKAFQDNVGGWPQVLDAFKERVERSE, encoded by the coding sequence ATGAGCGAGGAACTGATCGAACGCGAGACCCTGATTGCGGCTCCCGTGGAACGGGTCTGGCCACTGGTGGCCGAGCCGGGATTCTGGGTCTCCGACCCGGCGGCCGCGGCCGGCATCCTGGCGAAGCCGGGCGAGACACTGGTGGTGAAGGACCCCGAGTACGGTGACTTCCCGGTGCGCGTGGAGAAAGTCGAGCCGCCGACGTACGTGGCCTACCGCTGGGCCAGCGCCTTCCCGGGCAAGGAGCTCACCGCGGACAACAGCACGCTGGTGGAGTTCACGCTGATCGCGGAGGGTGACAAGACACGGCTGCGCGTCGTCGAGAGCGGGTTCGGGGCACTGGTCGCCTCCGAGGAGCTGCGGCGAAAGGCTTTTCAGGACAACGTCGGCGGCTGGCCGCAGGTGCTCGACGCGTTCAAGGAGCGCGTCGAGCGGTCCGAGTGA
- a CDS encoding xylose isomerase: protein MTLHLGYGTNGLTDLRLDDALGLLADLGYEGVGLTLDHMHLDPLAPDLAERTRQVRRRLTSLGLRVTVETGARYVLDPRRKHGPSLLDADPEARAARTALLVRAVDVAAELGAHAVHCFSGVTPPGTAPDTAWKRLTEALAPVLDAADRTGIPLAVEPEPGHLLATLADFHHLRALLGDPAPLGLTLDIGHCQCLEEATPAQCVRDSAPWLRHVQIEDMRRGVHEHLPFGDGEIDFPPVLAALAATGYQGLTVVELPRHSHAGPELARTSIDFLRDAMTGGAIGKRRGGAPC from the coding sequence ATGACCCTCCACCTCGGTTACGGCACCAACGGGCTCACCGACCTCCGACTCGACGACGCCCTCGGGCTCCTCGCCGACCTCGGGTACGAGGGCGTCGGCCTGACCCTCGACCATATGCACCTGGACCCCCTGGCCCCGGACCTCGCCGAGCGCACCCGCCAGGTCCGGCGCCGCCTCACCTCCCTCGGGCTCCGCGTCACCGTCGAGACCGGGGCCCGCTATGTCCTGGACCCGCGCCGCAAGCACGGCCCCTCCCTCCTCGACGCGGACCCCGAGGCCCGGGCCGCCCGCACCGCGCTCCTCGTCCGGGCCGTGGATGTGGCCGCCGAACTCGGCGCGCACGCCGTCCACTGTTTCAGCGGCGTCACCCCGCCCGGCACCGCGCCGGACACCGCCTGGAAACGGCTGACCGAAGCGCTCGCCCCCGTACTCGACGCCGCCGACCGGACCGGCATCCCCCTCGCCGTCGAACCCGAACCCGGTCACCTCCTCGCCACCCTCGCCGACTTCCACCACCTCCGCGCCCTCCTCGGCGATCCCGCCCCCCTCGGCCTCACGCTCGACATCGGCCACTGCCAGTGCCTGGAGGAGGCCACCCCCGCCCAGTGCGTGCGGGACTCCGCCCCCTGGCTCCGGCACGTCCAGATCGAGGACATGCGGCGCGGCGTCCACGAGCACCTCCCCTTCGGTGACGGGGAAATCGACTTCCCGCCCGTGCTCGCCGCCCTCGCCGCCACCGGCTACCAGGGCCTCACCGTTGTCGAACTGCCCCGCCACTCCCACGCGGGCCCCGAACTCGCCCGCACCTCCATCGACTTCCTGCGCGACGCCATGACCGGGGGCGCGATCGGCAAGAGGAGGGGCGGCGCACCGTGCTGA
- a CDS encoding hydrolase TatD — MRIFDPHIHMTSRTTDDYQAMYDAGVRALVEPSFWLGQPRTSPASFFDYFDALLGWEPFRASQYGIAHHCTLALNPKEANDPRCTPVLDALPRYLVKDSVVAVGEIGYDSMTPAEDHALAAQLQLAADHGLPALVHTPHRDKLAGLHRTIDVIRESHLPPEHVLLDHLNETTVKAATDSGCWAGFSIYPDTKMDEDRMVTILKNHGIEKMLVNSAADWGRSDPLKTRKVADAMLKAGFTEDDVDQVLWRNPVAFYGQSGRLQLDAPAPDALHEGNSILRGGE, encoded by the coding sequence ATGCGCATCTTCGACCCCCACATCCATATGACGTCCAGGACCACGGACGACTATCAGGCGATGTACGACGCGGGCGTCCGCGCCCTCGTCGAACCCTCCTTCTGGCTCGGCCAGCCCCGCACCTCGCCCGCCAGCTTCTTCGACTACTTCGACGCCCTCCTCGGCTGGGAGCCCTTCCGCGCCTCCCAGTACGGCATAGCCCACCACTGCACGCTCGCCCTCAACCCCAAGGAGGCGAACGACCCCCGCTGCACCCCCGTCCTGGACGCCCTGCCCCGCTATCTGGTCAAGGACTCCGTCGTCGCCGTCGGCGAGATCGGCTACGACTCCATGACCCCGGCCGAGGACCACGCGCTGGCCGCCCAGCTCCAGCTCGCCGCCGACCACGGGCTCCCCGCCCTCGTCCACACCCCGCACCGCGACAAGCTCGCCGGTCTCCACCGCACCATCGACGTCATCCGCGAATCGCACCTCCCCCCGGAGCACGTCCTGCTCGACCACCTCAACGAAACAACCGTAAAGGCCGCCACTGACAGCGGCTGCTGGGCCGGGTTCTCCATCTACCCCGACACCAAGATGGACGAGGACCGGATGGTCACCATCCTCAAGAACCACGGCATCGAGAAGATGCTCGTCAACTCCGCCGCCGACTGGGGCAGGAGCGACCCGCTCAAGACCCGCAAGGTCGCCGACGCCATGCTGAAGGCCGGGTTCACCGAGGACGACGTCGACCAGGTCCTCTGGCGCAACCCCGTCGCCTTCTACGGGCAGAGCGGCCGCCTCCAGCTGGACGCCCCCGCCCCCGACGCGCTCCACGAGGGCAACTCCATCCTGCGCGGCGGGGAGTGA
- a CDS encoding sugar phosphate isomerase: MLKTRKELDAELDTTARAWLDTALTEAAHHATPDGPAADGPATPAWELRFAAAGRHCGQQHADSVRSLLLIKARAPLPTVTRLYDQGTAAERRAVLLTLDRLDLGATALPLVEDALRTNDTRLVAAAVGPYAAAHLDPHAWRHAVLKCLFTGVPVDAVARLGERAHGDAELARMLSDFAAERTAAGREVPPGLRTALALTDPAPEHAPAPERATPAAPTEES, translated from the coding sequence GTGCTGAAGACCCGCAAGGAACTCGACGCCGAACTCGACACCACCGCCCGCGCCTGGCTCGACACCGCCCTGACCGAGGCCGCGCACCACGCCACGCCCGACGGGCCCGCCGCCGACGGGCCTGCCACCCCCGCGTGGGAACTGCGCTTCGCCGCCGCCGGTCGGCACTGCGGTCAGCAGCACGCCGACTCCGTACGCTCCCTCCTCCTCATCAAGGCCCGAGCCCCGCTGCCCACCGTCACCCGGCTCTACGACCAGGGCACCGCCGCCGAACGCCGCGCCGTCCTGCTCACCCTGGACCGCCTCGACCTCGGCGCCACCGCCCTCCCGCTCGTCGAGGACGCCCTGCGCACCAACGACACCCGGCTGGTCGCCGCCGCCGTCGGCCCGTACGCGGCGGCCCACCTGGACCCGCACGCCTGGCGCCACGCCGTACTGAAGTGCCTGTTCACCGGGGTGCCGGTGGACGCCGTCGCCCGGCTCGGGGAACGGGCCCACGGGGACGCCGAACTCGCCCGCATGCTGAGCGACTTCGCCGCCGAACGCACCGCCGCGGGCCGTGAGGTCCCGCCCGGCCTGCGCACCGCCCTCGCCCTCACCGATCCGGCACCCGAGCACGCCCCGGCACCCGAACGGGCCACCCCTGCCGCCCCCACGGAGGAGTCCTGA
- a CDS encoding alkaline phosphatase family protein, giving the protein MTKDDPGTTTGTADHQGPTPLLVLDVVGLTPQLLTHMPHLTALAEQGAQAPLSTVLPAVTCAAQSTFLTGTMPAEHGIVANGWYFRELGDVLLWRQHNGLVEGDKLWDAARRAHPGYTVANICWWYAMGADTDWTVTPRPVYYADGRKEPDCYTRPPALHDELTEKLGTFPLFHFWGPGADLVSSQWIIDATRHIIATRTPDLALCYLPHLDYDLQRYGPDDPRSHRAAADLDRALAPLLADARAEGRTVVALSEYGITRVSRPVDINRALRRAGLLEVHTQDGMEYLDPMASRAFAVADHQLAHIYVRRPEDLEAVRAALADLPGIDQLLDDEGKKAHHLDHPRSGELVAVAEKDAWFTYYYWLDDARAPDFAQLVEIHRKPGYDPVELFMDPEDPYVRLKAVSAVARKKLGLRYRMAVVPLDPSPIRGSHGRLPESDDEGPLILCSTPHTFTDRVRATEVKSLLLQLAGLH; this is encoded by the coding sequence ATGACCAAGGACGACCCCGGAACCACCACGGGCACGGCGGACCACCAGGGCCCCACCCCCCTCCTCGTCCTCGACGTCGTCGGCCTCACCCCGCAGCTGCTCACCCACATGCCCCACCTCACGGCGCTGGCGGAGCAGGGCGCGCAGGCCCCTCTCTCCACCGTGCTGCCCGCCGTCACCTGCGCCGCCCAGTCCACCTTCCTCACCGGCACCATGCCCGCCGAACACGGCATCGTCGCCAACGGCTGGTACTTCCGCGAACTGGGCGACGTCCTGCTCTGGCGCCAGCACAACGGGCTCGTCGAGGGCGACAAGCTCTGGGACGCCGCCCGCCGCGCCCACCCCGGCTACACCGTCGCCAACATCTGCTGGTGGTACGCGATGGGCGCCGACACCGACTGGACCGTCACCCCACGCCCCGTCTACTACGCCGACGGCCGCAAGGAACCCGACTGCTACACCCGGCCCCCCGCCCTGCACGACGAACTGACCGAGAAACTCGGCACGTTCCCCCTCTTCCACTTCTGGGGCCCCGGCGCCGACCTGGTCTCCTCCCAATGGATCATCGACGCCACCCGCCACATCATCGCCACCCGCACCCCCGACCTCGCCCTCTGCTATCTGCCGCACCTGGACTACGACCTCCAGCGCTACGGCCCCGACGACCCCCGCTCCCACCGGGCCGCCGCCGACCTCGACCGGGCCCTGGCCCCGCTGCTGGCCGACGCCCGTGCCGAAGGCCGTACGGTCGTCGCGCTCTCCGAATACGGCATCACCCGCGTCAGCCGACCGGTCGACATCAACCGGGCGCTGCGCCGGGCGGGCCTGCTGGAGGTGCACACGCAGGACGGCATGGAGTACCTCGACCCGATGGCCTCCCGCGCCTTCGCCGTCGCGGACCACCAGCTCGCCCACATCTACGTACGCCGTCCGGAGGACCTGGAGGCGGTCCGCGCGGCCTTGGCGGACCTGCCCGGCATCGACCAGCTCCTGGACGACGAGGGCAAGAAGGCGCACCACCTGGACCACCCCCGCTCCGGGGAGCTGGTCGCCGTGGCGGAGAAGGACGCCTGGTTCACGTACTACTACTGGCTCGACGACGCACGCGCCCCCGACTTCGCCCAGCTCGTCGAGATCCACCGCAAACCCGGCTACGACCCCGTCGAGCTGTTCATGGACCCCGAGGACCCCTACGTACGGCTCAAGGCCGTCTCGGCGGTCGCCCGCAAGAAGCTCGGCCTGCGCTACCGCATGGCGGTCGTCCCCCTGGACCCCTCACCTATTCGCGGCAGCCACGGCCGCCTCCCCGAGAGCGACGACGAAGGTCCGCTCATCCTCTGCTCCACCCCCCACACGTTCACCGACCGGGTCAGGGCCACCGAAGTGAAGTCCCTGCTCCTCCAGCTTGCCGGACTGCACTGA
- a CDS encoding xylose isomerase has product MRFRHPDGSTVHLAYCTNVHPAETLDGVRAQLRDHCEPVRRRLGRDRLGIGLWLARDAARALTNDPAELRALRAELDSRGLEVVTLNGFPYEGFGADEVKYRVYRPDWTEPDRLAHTTDLARLLAALLPDDVTEGTISTLPLAWRTPYATDPGAARTARTALTTLAQRLDALAELTGKSVRVGLEPEPGCTVETTADAIAPLTDVGHDRIGICVDTCHLATSFEEPDTALDALTAAGIPVVKSQLSAALHAEHPHLPEVRAALAAFAEPRFLHQTRTRTAAGLRGTDDLDEAIVGGALPDSTPWRAHFHVPLHAPPAPPLTSTLPVLRTALARLVGGAVPLTRHLEVETYTWQALPAELRPRTRTQLADGIAAELTLARDLLVDLGLKELP; this is encoded by the coding sequence ATGCGCTTCCGCCACCCGGACGGCTCCACGGTCCACCTCGCGTACTGCACCAACGTCCACCCCGCCGAGACCCTGGACGGCGTCCGCGCCCAGCTCCGCGACCACTGCGAACCCGTACGCCGCCGCCTCGGCCGGGACCGGCTCGGCATCGGCCTCTGGCTCGCCCGGGACGCCGCCCGCGCCCTGACCAACGACCCCGCCGAACTCCGCGCCCTGCGCGCCGAACTCGACAGCCGGGGCCTCGAAGTGGTCACCCTCAACGGCTTCCCGTACGAGGGGTTCGGCGCCGACGAGGTCAAGTACCGGGTCTACCGGCCGGACTGGACCGAACCCGACCGCCTCGCCCACACCACCGACCTCGCCCGCCTCCTGGCCGCCCTCCTCCCCGACGACGTCACCGAAGGCACCATCTCCACGCTCCCGCTCGCCTGGCGCACCCCCTACGCCACCGACCCCGGGGCCGCCCGCACCGCACGCACCGCCCTCACCACGCTCGCCCAGCGCCTGGACGCCCTCGCCGAACTCACCGGCAAGTCCGTCCGCGTCGGCCTCGAACCGGAACCGGGCTGCACCGTGGAGACCACCGCCGACGCCATCGCCCCGCTCACCGACGTCGGCCACGACCGCATCGGCATCTGCGTCGACACCTGTCACCTCGCCACCTCCTTCGAGGAACCGGACACCGCGCTCGACGCCCTGACCGCCGCGGGCATCCCGGTCGTCAAGTCCCAGCTCTCCGCCGCCCTGCACGCCGAACACCCCCACCTGCCCGAGGTCCGCGCCGCGCTCGCCGCCTTCGCCGAACCGCGCTTCCTCCACCAGACCCGCACGCGCACCGCCGCCGGGCTGCGCGGCACCGACGACCTGGACGAGGCGATCGTCGGCGGGGCGCTCCCGGACTCCACCCCCTGGCGCGCCCACTTCCACGTGCCGCTGCACGCGCCGCCCGCGCCCCCGCTCACCTCCACGCTCCCCGTGCTCCGTACGGCGCTGGCCCGGCTCGTCGGGGGAGCGGTGCCGCTGACCCGGCACCTGGAGGTGGAGACGTACACCTGGCAGGCGCTCCCCGCCGAACTGCGCCCCCGCACCCGCACCCAGCTCGCGGACGGGATCGCCGCCGAACTCACCCTCGCCCGCGACCTCCTGGTCGACCTCGGCCTCAAGGAGCTGCCATGA
- a CDS encoding prenyltransferase, translating into MRRLPRALPLLGAGLWAPAGAPGRASEDGLSGTGGTAPAPDRLRPSPGRGRGGTVRAWSELFRVSALFSVPGDALAGAAAVGRRPGRGTALAIGASLCLYEAGMALNDWADREEDAVDRPHRPIPSGRVAPSAALGAAGVLTAAGLALAARASRPALAVATGLAATVWAYDLHLKHTKAGPAAMATARSLDLLLGATATAATARSTGDNVAAPVASVRDALPAALALGAHTYGVTAVSRHEAQGGSTAVPLAVLATTAALGAAVLTADRAARTSPPAARAARAGALGEPRPARAKSPGEHTPVRTGGSGDHQLVRTREPGAHRPVPTRGPGEGRATRPHHLTPADLLLTAFTGAYLRTAGPPLLHAALNPSPPLTQRAVGGGIRAMIPLQAALATRAGAPGSGLAVMALVPLARALARKVSLT; encoded by the coding sequence GTGAGGCGGCTGCCGCGGGCCCTGCCGCTGCTCGGGGCGGGACTGTGGGCCCCCGCCGGGGCCCCGGGCCGCGCCTCCGAAGACGGCCTGTCCGGTACGGGTGGGACTGCGCCCGCACCGGACAGGCTCAGGCCGTCCCCCGGACGCGGGAGAGGGGGCACGGTGCGGGCCTGGAGCGAACTGTTCCGGGTCTCCGCACTGTTCTCCGTGCCGGGTGACGCACTGGCCGGGGCGGCGGCGGTGGGCCGCCGCCCCGGCCGGGGTACCGCGCTCGCGATCGGCGCCTCGCTCTGCCTGTACGAGGCGGGGATGGCGCTCAACGACTGGGCGGACCGCGAGGAGGACGCCGTCGACCGCCCGCACCGGCCGATCCCCTCCGGCCGCGTCGCCCCGTCGGCCGCCCTGGGCGCGGCCGGGGTACTGACGGCGGCGGGCCTGGCCCTCGCGGCACGGGCGAGCCGCCCGGCGCTCGCGGTCGCCACGGGCCTGGCCGCCACGGTCTGGGCCTACGACCTCCACCTGAAGCACACGAAGGCGGGCCCGGCGGCGATGGCGACAGCCCGCTCCCTGGACCTGCTGCTGGGAGCGACGGCGACGGCCGCGACCGCGCGAAGCACGGGCGACAACGTTGCCGCACCCGTCGCGTCCGTACGCGATGCCCTCCCCGCCGCCCTCGCGCTCGGGGCGCACACCTACGGCGTCACCGCCGTCTCCCGCCACGAGGCCCAGGGCGGGTCCACCGCCGTACCGCTCGCGGTCCTGGCCACGACGGCGGCACTGGGCGCGGCCGTGCTGACAGCGGACCGGGCGGCCAGGACCTCGCCACCGGCGGCCCGGGCGGCCCGGGCCGGGGCACTGGGGGAGCCCCGGCCGGCCCGGGCGAAGAGCCCGGGGGAGCACACGCCCGTACGGACGGGAGGGTCCGGGGACCACCAGCTCGTACGGACGCGAGAGCCCGGGGCGCACCGCCCGGTGCCCACGAGAGGACCCGGGGAGGGCCGGGCGACCCGCCCCCACCACCTCACCCCCGCCGACCTCCTGCTCACCGCGTTCACCGGCGCCTACCTTCGCACCGCCGGGCCACCCCTCCTGCACGCCGCCCTGAACCCGTCCCCGCCCCTGACCCAGCGGGCGGTCGGCGGCGGTATCCGGGCCATGATCCCGCTCCAGGCCGCGCTCGCCACCCGGGCCGGAGCACCCGGCTCCGGGCTCGCCGTCATGGCGCTCGTCCCCCTCGCCCGCGCTCTCGCCCGGAAGGTGAGCCTCACATGA